The following are encoded in a window of Deltaproteobacteria bacterium genomic DNA:
- a CDS encoding long-chain-fatty-acid--CoA ligase encodes MIYLGDIPMKNAKRFPDDECVVFEGTRLAWREFNERINRLANGILARGYKPKEHIAVLLENCHQYLEIYYALAKLGMVTVPLNYRLSEKELAHIINHADAVALMAGGAYLETANNLKPNLEKVREFIGVEEPAQGMTFYEDIIQGGDPSEPDWEKLDENDMVILMYTGGTTGLPKGVMLSHRNLMAAFGGITMASTGMTVRGFRTLFILPLFHIANWQAFCFQLQGGSVVINRRPDINEIVRLILEEKPVSMNLVPAIYQFMLQIPDIEKHDFSHIRGLSFAGAPMPIEIWKKCVQVFGDKFGQGYGLTEAAPTVSTMGPDDYDLEGPLAFRLKSVGTEAINCRVKIRREDGTECEPNEKGEITVFGKNVMLGYWKDPEQTGTALRDGWLYTGDIGYKDEEDYIYLVDRKHDMIISGGENVYPTEVENVLYQHPAVLEAAVIGVPDEKWGEAVKAVVALKPDQKATEEELITFVRKQIAGYKTPKSVNFVQVLPKTTVGKIRRRDVREKYWEGRDRPTD; translated from the coding sequence ATGATCTATTTAGGCGATATCCCGATGAAGAATGCCAAGAGGTTCCCGGATGATGAGTGCGTGGTATTCGAAGGGACCCGCCTTGCCTGGCGGGAGTTTAATGAAAGGATCAACCGGTTGGCCAATGGCATCCTTGCGCGCGGGTACAAACCAAAGGAGCATATCGCCGTGTTACTTGAGAACTGTCACCAATACCTGGAAATCTATTATGCCTTGGCCAAGCTGGGCATGGTGACGGTACCGCTGAATTACCGGCTCTCCGAAAAGGAGCTTGCCCACATTATCAATCATGCCGATGCAGTGGCCCTTATGGCTGGGGGAGCGTATCTCGAAACAGCTAATAATCTCAAACCCAACCTCGAGAAGGTCAGGGAATTCATCGGTGTGGAAGAACCTGCTCAAGGGATGACCTTTTATGAAGATATCATTCAAGGTGGCGATCCAAGCGAGCCTGACTGGGAAAAACTGGATGAGAATGACATGGTCATTCTTATGTATACAGGCGGCACCACAGGGCTGCCCAAAGGAGTGATGCTCTCCCACCGGAACCTCATGGCCGCTTTCGGCGGGATTACCATGGCCAGCACGGGCATGACGGTGCGAGGGTTTAGAACCCTCTTTATCCTCCCTCTCTTTCATATCGCTAACTGGCAGGCCTTCTGTTTCCAGCTGCAAGGCGGTTCGGTCGTTATCAACCGGCGGCCTGACATCAATGAAATCGTGCGGCTTATCCTTGAGGAAAAGCCTGTGAGCATGAATCTGGTCCCGGCGATTTACCAGTTCATGCTTCAGATACCTGATATCGAGAAACATGACTTTTCTCATATCAGGGGCCTCTCATTCGCCGGGGCCCCGATGCCCATTGAGATCTGGAAAAAATGCGTTCAGGTCTTCGGGGATAAATTCGGCCAGGGATACGGATTGACAGAGGCCGCCCCCACGGTTTCGACCATGGGACCGGATGACTACGACCTGGAAGGACCGCTTGCCTTTCGTCTTAAATCAGTCGGCACGGAGGCCATAAACTGCAGGGTCAAGATTCGGAGAGAGGATGGGACTGAATGTGAGCCGAACGAAAAGGGAGAGATCACGGTCTTTGGGAAGAACGTCATGCTTGGGTACTGGAAGGATCCGGAACAGACCGGGACCGCCCTCAGGGATGGCTGGCTTTATACCGGGGATATAGGCTACAAGGATGAAGAAGACTATATCTACCTGGTTGATCGCAAGCATGACATGATCATTTCTGGCGGGGAGAACGTCTATCCCACGGAAGTGGAAAACGTCCTTTATCAGCACCCCGCGGTCTTGGAAGCAGCCGTTATCGGTGTTCCCGATGAAAAATGGGGAGAGGCGGTCAAGGCCGTGGTGGCGCTCAAACCAGACCAAAAAGCCACGGAAGAAGAACTTATTACCTTTGTCAGAAAGCAAATCGCAGGTTATAAGACACCGAAATCAGTGAATTTTGTTCAAGTGCTGCCCAAAACAACGGTGGGAAAAATTCGCCGCCGCGATGTCAGAGAAAAATACTGGGAAGGCAGGGACAGGCCGACTGATTAG
- a CDS encoding acyl-CoA dehydrogenase family protein, with protein sequence MPYFGWDEEYLSMVRSSIQKFCEKELNREYVRWMDENVDFPPDVLWRKVADFGYFARGIPEEYGGSGPADSPYEGLILQEEIATASVALMLAIGAANGFGTGFIGALGNEDQRREFLPKFAKGEVKMCMALTEPGGGTDILGSLRTTAVEDGNDYVLNGQKVFITAAHAADYIITFAITDKNPARRSEAWSVFLVPADSPGLTTRKIPKLGIHACACAEIFYEDVQVPKEFMLGPKNQGYRFLLGGGAGVSGSGGASERQARQAAAGLLNVERVATSLMSLGIAKAAYADAFKYSLEREAFGKPIGQFQIIQNYLVEMAMQIENARNMIYSTAALSLMGKPSIVQAQMSKVVAARASEYCAIKGMEILGGYGFTMEYDLQRHFRDYKQMVFAPITDEMAINVIARMLGLPKSY encoded by the coding sequence ATGCCCTATTTTGGCTGGGATGAAGAATACCTGTCCATGGTGCGATCATCCATACAAAAGTTTTGCGAGAAAGAATTGAACCGGGAATACGTGCGATGGATGGACGAAAACGTTGATTTTCCGCCGGATGTTCTTTGGAGGAAGGTCGCTGACTTTGGCTATTTCGCTCGAGGAATACCAGAGGAATACGGCGGCTCAGGTCCGGCTGACAGTCCATATGAGGGGTTGATCCTCCAGGAAGAAATCGCCACCGCCTCGGTTGCGTTAATGCTGGCCATTGGGGCGGCGAATGGATTTGGGACCGGATTTATTGGCGCCCTGGGGAATGAAGATCAAAGAAGGGAGTTCCTGCCTAAATTTGCCAAAGGTGAAGTCAAGATGTGTATGGCCCTGACTGAGCCCGGCGGGGGTACCGATATTTTAGGCTCCCTGCGCACCACGGCCGTAGAGGATGGGAATGATTATGTCCTCAACGGGCAAAAGGTTTTTATTACCGCGGCCCACGCGGCGGACTATATCATAACCTTTGCCATCACCGATAAGAACCCGGCCCGGCGATCTGAGGCCTGGTCTGTCTTCCTTGTGCCAGCCGACTCCCCGGGGCTCACCACCAGAAAAATTCCTAAATTGGGCATCCACGCCTGCGCCTGCGCCGAAATTTTCTATGAAGACGTTCAGGTCCCGAAAGAGTTTATGCTCGGCCCAAAAAACCAGGGCTACCGGTTCTTACTCGGGGGCGGCGCGGGCGTATCTGGCAGTGGCGGGGCCAGCGAAAGGCAGGCCCGACAGGCCGCCGCCGGCCTGCTGAACGTAGAGCGGGTGGCCACCTCGCTAATGTCTCTGGGAATAGCCAAGGCCGCCTATGCCGACGCCTTCAAGTATTCATTAGAGCGGGAGGCCTTTGGCAAACCGATCGGCCAGTTCCAGATTATCCAGAACTATCTGGTGGAAATGGCCATGCAGATCGAAAACGCGCGCAACATGATTTACAGCACCGCGGCGTTGTCCCTGATGGGTAAGCCCAGTATAGTCCAGGCCCAGATGTCCAAGGTCGTCGCTGCCCGGGCCTCAGAGTATTGCGCCATTAAAGGGATGGAGATCTTAGGCGGTTACGGTTTTACCATGGAATATGACCTGCAGCGGCATTTCCGGGATTACAAACAGATGGTTTTTGCTCCTATTACTGACGAGATGGCTATAAACGTCATTGCACGTATGCTGGGGCTGCCGAAATCCTACTAA
- a CDS encoding Zn-ribbon domain-containing OB-fold protein, with amino-acid sequence MTEYKKPIPVPQPWTEEFWKASTQHKFLIQHCNDCDTNIFYPRKFCPECWGSNLSWIESKGKGKLYTFTVTMHGVEPKFMDDLPYVLALVDLDEGIRVMTRIVNCDHEDLRCDMPVELVWEDVHENFSIYYFQPVK; translated from the coding sequence ATGACAGAGTATAAGAAGCCGATACCCGTACCTCAGCCGTGGACCGAGGAGTTCTGGAAGGCGTCCACGCAGCATAAATTCTTGATCCAGCATTGTAATGACTGTGACACCAATATCTTTTATCCGCGCAAATTCTGTCCGGAGTGCTGGGGGTCGAACTTAAGCTGGATTGAATCGAAAGGCAAAGGCAAACTTTACACCTTCACCGTTACCATGCACGGCGTAGAGCCAAAATTTATGGACGACCTGCCTTATGTGCTGGCTCTTGTTGATCTGGATGAAGGTATTCGAGTCATGACGCGGATTGTGAACTGCGATCACGAAGACCTCAGATGCGATATGCCAGTGGAGCTGGTCTGGGAGGACGTCCACGAAAACTTCAGCATATATTACTTCCAACCGGTAAAGTGA
- a CDS encoding amidohydrolase translates to MSFEKDDYFKIDPECHLIGDIEPVNHFPGVQMWWKAIANIARPLFSGMPEDFASLLDPQDIEKSPDPANILRAIDKYGVDIACLLPESMMDTTGYTSRWCTNGEMAEIVESNPDRFMYQPNISPIKYKGVDNTIWELEYWVKEKGARVFKFYPPEDTYINDPELWPFYKKAEELNIVLDIHTGFCWVPPGKSKYALPILLDDVARDFPELKIVAFHMGYPYCDDLNMIAMGHPNVYPCLSLLVPWAITQPRKFAKIIGEALRWVGPDKIIWGCDYAGFGVQIGAAVKGLRDFQIPDDMQESYGYPEITDEDRRKIFGENLGRLLGVDTSKRRVKV, encoded by the coding sequence ATGTCGTTTGAAAAAGATGATTATTTCAAAATTGATCCGGAATGCCACCTGATCGGGGATATAGAGCCGGTCAACCACTTTCCCGGGGTTCAAATGTGGTGGAAAGCCATTGCCAATATTGCCCGGCCGCTGTTTTCCGGGATGCCCGAGGATTTTGCGTCATTGTTAGACCCTCAGGATATAGAAAAATCCCCTGACCCGGCAAATATTCTGAGGGCTATAGACAAGTATGGAGTGGACATCGCCTGCCTGCTGCCAGAATCCATGATGGATACTACCGGTTACACCAGCCGGTGGTGCACCAATGGTGAGATGGCTGAGATTGTCGAATCGAACCCCGACCGTTTCATGTACCAGCCCAACATCTCCCCCATAAAATATAAAGGCGTGGATAACACTATCTGGGAGTTGGAGTACTGGGTCAAGGAGAAGGGGGCCAGGGTCTTCAAGTTTTATCCGCCTGAAGATACCTATATCAACGATCCTGAGCTGTGGCCTTTTTATAAAAAGGCTGAAGAACTGAACATCGTACTGGATATCCACACCGGCTTCTGCTGGGTGCCGCCAGGCAAGAGTAAGTATGCCTTGCCCATACTCCTGGATGACGTGGCCCGCGATTTCCCTGAACTCAAAATCGTGGCCTTTCACATGGGATACCCTTACTGTGACGACCTCAATATGATCGCCATGGGTCATCCGAATGTTTACCCCTGCCTGAGCCTGCTTGTTCCCTGGGCCATAACTCAACCGCGCAAGTTCGCAAAAATAATCGGCGAGGCGCTCCGATGGGTTGGTCCGGACAAGATCATCTGGGGGTGCGATTACGCCGGATTTGGCGTCCAAATTGGGGCGGCAGTCAAAGGACTCAGGGACTTCCAGATTCCGGACGATATGCAGGAGAGTTATGGATATCCCGAGATCACTGATGAAGACCGCCGGAAAATTTTTGGCGAGAACCTGGGACGACTTCTGGGTGTTGACACCTCAAAACGGCGCGTCAAGGTTTAG